Proteins encoded in a region of the Triplophysa rosa linkage group LG14, Trosa_1v2, whole genome shotgun sequence genome:
- the msh5 gene encoding mutS protein homolog 5, producing the protein MSESSVSQEVEFRDVSVDGDDDEESHEIFLSVFVQQSHIGLSYYDNSDCTLHFMPDTMENSELQLLDRVIQELSPAVIITSAKQENSLTQFIEKLELNPDYRPEVVIFPSANFGLELSKQRLLTAQLPFLPPSITESEKIPYLSSCIPLNSVLMVRSIGGLLKCVERRRVGLELDDTVGVPIFQILAYTLKDIVYIDRDTYSALQIFKSELHPSVYKLQSGEKEGMSLYGVLNCCRSRSGSLLLRHWFHRPTRDLNVLERRQEVIRFFTSPRNFSELKTLQSCLRNIKSISTLLQRMSLSNTKVIDWQSLYKTVYSGVCIMDTVRSLPQNIQLFSEISGNFTDDLFYIATYISKVVDFEASIAENRFIVRQNINPVIDEKKRRMMGLPDFLTDVAHAELENLDPRFATCSVIYLPLIGFLLSVPRLPTMLDKQSYEIDGLDFVFLSEDRLHYRSARTKELDNMLGDLHCDIIDLEMAVMRDLQAAVLQRSGCLYNVMNLCAELDCLIALAQASQDHSYCCPTLTPNHRLALIESRHPLLELCTPVFVSNTYISSETDGKVKMITGPNSSGKSIYLKQVGLIVFMALIGSDVPAKEAEIGLVDAIFTRMQSRESVSVGLSTFMIDLNQMAHSLNNSTGNSLVLVDEFGKGTNTVDGLSLLTACFSHWLRRGSECPHLLLATNFHSLIQLGLLPDSPLLSLLTLETAIEGEELVFLYQVRNGICQSSCAANIATLAGVPPAMVKRGVEVSELYRTGSTIRKMDSPSADEQYSRCAEVVEKFLSLDLDDPELDLDAYLKGEVLPTLEEVL; encoded by the exons atgtcTGAAAGCAGTGTTTCACAAGAAGTAGAATTTAGAGATGTGAGTGTAGAtggagatgatgatgaagaaagTCATGAG atttttctgAGTGTGTTTGTTCAGCAAAGCCATATTGGACTGAGTTACTATGACAACAGTGATTGTACTCTGCATTTCATGCCGGACACGATGGAAAACAGCGAACTCCAGCTGTTAGATAGAG TCATACAGGAACTGAGTCCAGCTGTCATAATTACAAGTGCCAAACAGGAGAACAGCTTGACCCAGTTCATTGAAAAACTTG AATTAAATCCAGATTATAGACCTGAAGTGGTCATATTTCCAAGTGCCAATTTTG GTTTAGAGTTGAGCAAGCAGCGACTCCTCACAGCACAGCTCCCGTTTCTCCCTCCTTCTATCACAGAGAGTGAGAAAATTCCCTATCTCTCCTcctgtatccctttaaactcagTGCTGATG GTGAGGTCTATAGGAGGACTGTTGAAGTGTGTGGAAAGAAGGAGAGTTGGCCTAGAGTTGGATGACACTGTGGGTGTTCCCATATTTCAGATTCTGGCCTACACACT GAAAGATATTGTATACATTGACAGAGACACATACAG TGCCCTGCAGATCTTTAAATCTGAGCTGCATCCTTCAGTTTATAAACTGCAGTCAGGAGAGAAAGAAGGAATGAGTCTTTACG GTGTACTGAATTGCTGTCGAAGCAGGTCTGGGTCTTTGCTTTTACG ACATTGGTTCCACAGACCTACTAGAGATCTAAATGTGCTGGAGAGGCGTCAGGAGGTGATCCGTTTCTTTACATCCCCTCGTAACTTTAGCGAACTCAAGACACTACAGAGCTGCCTGCGGAATATCAAGAGCATCTCG ACTCTGCTGCAGAGAATGTCCCTCTCTAACACAAAAGTCATCGACTGGCAAAGTCTATACAAG aCAGTGTACAGTGGAGTGTGCATTATGGACACCGTTCGCTCTCTGCCCCAAAACATTCAACTTTTCAGTGAAATCAGCGGAAACTTCACCGATGATCTTTTCTACATCGCCACATATATCAGTAAAGTG GTGGACTTCGAGGCAAGTATAGCCGAGAACCGATTTATTGTTAGGCAGAACATCAACCCTGTTATTGACGAGA AGAAAAGAAGGATGATGGGTCTGCCAGATTTCCTCACAGACGTGGCTCATGCTGAGCTGGAGAACCTGGACCCTCGTTTCGCCACCTGTAGTGTCATCTACCTCCCTCTG ATTGGATTTTTACTGTCAGTGCCAAGATTACCCACCATGCTGGATAAACAGAGCTATGAAATTGATGGTCTTGACTTTGTT TTTCTATCGGAGGACCGACTGCATTACCGCAGTGCCCGGACCAAAGAGCTGGACAACATGCTGGGAGATCTGCATTGTGACATCATAG ATTTGGAGATGGCTGTAATGAGGGATCTTCAGGCCGCCGTGCTCCAGCGGAGCGGCTGTCTTTACAATGTCATGAACCTGTGTGCCGAGCTGGACTGTTTAATTGCTCTGGCTCAGGCCTCACAGGACCACAGCTACTGCTGTCCAACCCTGACACCGAACCATAGGCTGGCCTTGATTGAGTCACG ACATCCTTTATTGGAGCTGTGTACTCCTGTGTTTGTATCAAACACTTACATCAGCTCTGAAACTGACGGCAAAGTAAAAATGATCACTGGCCCAAACTCTTCGGGCAAGAGCATCTACCTCAAACAG GTGGGTCTGATCGTGTTCATGGCCCTGATCGGCTCAGACGTACCTGCTAAAGAGGCAGAGATTGGGCTGGTGGATGCAATCTTTACTCGTATGCAGAGCCGTGAGTCTGTGTCAGTGGGTCTGAGTACCTTCATGATAGATCTGAACCAG ATGGCTCATTCCTTGAACAACAGCACTGGTAATTCTCTTGTTTTGGTAGATGAATTTGGCAAGGGAACAAACACA GTGGATGGATTGTCTCTCCTGACCGCATGTTTCAGTCACTGGTTGCGTCGTGGGTCGGAGTGTCCTCACTTACTCCTGGCAACAAACTTCCACAGCCTCATACAGCTGGGTTTGCTCCCTGATTCCCCACTGCTCTCTTTATTG actCTAGAGACGGCTATAGAAGGAGAAGAGCTGGTGTTTTTATACCAAGTCAGAAACGGCATTTGCCAGTCGAGTTGCGCAGCTAATATCGCCACTCTGGCAGGTGTTCCCCCTGCCATGGTCAAGAGAGGAGTGGAG GTATCGGAGTTGTACAGAACAGGAAGTACAATCAGAAAGATGGACAGTCCCTCTGCAGATGAACAGTACAGCAG GTGTGCTGAGGTGGTGGAGAAATTCCTCAGCCTTGATCTGGATGATCCTGAACTTGATCTAGATGCTTATTTGAAAGGCGAGGTGCTCCCGACTCTTGAAGAGGTGCTGTGA
- the cab39 gene encoding calcium-binding protein 39 translates to MPFHFPTKPILKGPVDIVKNLKDNITVLEKRDISDKKAEKASEEVSKCLLAMKDILYGTNEKEPQTEAVAQLAQELYNSGLLSILVADLQLIDFEGKKDVAQIFNNILRRQIGTRTPTVEYMCTQQNILFMLLRGYESPDIALNCGIMLRECIRHEPLAKITLCSDQFYDFFRYVEMSTFDIASDAFATFKDLLTRHKLLSADFLEQHFDRFFSEYEKLLHSENYVTKRQSLKLLGELLLDRHNFTIMTKYISKPENLKLMMNLLRDKSRNIQFEAFHVFKVFVANPNKTQPILDILLKNQTKLIEFLGKFQNDRTDDEQFSDEKTYLTKQIRDLKKPTPQDA, encoded by the exons ATGCCGTTCCATTTCCCCACCAAGCCGATCCTCAAAGGTCCAGTGGACATCGTGAAGAATCTAAAGGACAACATCACCGTTCTGGAGAAGCGGGACATCTCGGACAAGAAGGCTGAGAAG GCCTCTGAAGAGGTATCCAAATGTCTGCTGGCCATGAAGGATATTCTTTACGGCACTAATGAGAAGGAGCCGCAGACTGAAGCCGTGGCTCAGCTCGCTCAGGAACTGTACAACAGCGGTTTGCTCAGCATCCTCGTTGCAGATCTGCAGCTCATTGACTTTGAG gGCAAGAAAGACGTAGCGCAAATCTTTAACAACATTCTGAGGCGTCAGATCGGTACGCGGACACCCACTGTAGAATATATGTGCACTCAACAGAACATACTCTTCATGCTGCTAAGAGG TTACGAGTCTCCCGATATCGCTCTGAACTGTGGGATCATGTTGAGAGAATGCATACGGCACGAGCCGCTGGCCAAGATCACCCTGTGCTCGGATCAGTTCTATGACTTCTTTAGATACGTAGAGATGTCCACCTTCGACATCGCCTCAGATGCATTCGCTACTTTTAAA GATTTGTTGACTAGACACAAACTGCTCAGCGCTGATTTTTTGGAGCAGCACTTTGACAGA TTCTTTAGTGAATATGAGAAACTTCTTCACTCAGAAAACTATGTCACCAAGAGGCAGTCGCTAAAG CTGTTGGGAGAGCTGCTTCTGGACAGGCACAACTTTACCATAATGACGAAGTACATAAGCAAACCAGAGAACCTCAAACTCATGATGAATCTGCTGAGAGACAAGAGCCGCAACATCCAGTTTGAGGCCTTTCACGTTTTTAAG GTGTTTGTGGCCAACCCGAACAAGACTCAGCCGATCCTGGACATCCTGCTGAAGAACCAGACCAAACTCATCGAGTTCCTCGGCAAGTTCCAGAACGACCGCACCGACGACGAGCAATTCAGCGACGAGAAGACCTACCTAACCAAACAGATCCGCGACCTCAAAAAGCCCACCCCACAGGACGCCTGA
- the rps5 gene encoding 40S ribosomal protein S5, which translates to MAEDWEATPAVAETPEIKLFGKWSTEDVQINDISLQDYIAVKEKYAKYLPHSSGRYAAKRFRKAQCPIVERVTNSMMMHGRNNGKKLLTVRIVKHAFEIIHLLTGENPLQILVNAIINSGPREDSTRIGRAGTVRRQAVDVSPLRRVNQAIWLLCTGAREAAFRNIKTIAECLADELINAAKGSSNSYAIKKKDELERVAKSNR; encoded by the exons ATGGCAGAAGACTGGGAGGCTACTCCGGCTGTTGCCGAGACACCAGAAATCAAACTTTTTGGCAAATGGAGCACAGAAGATGTGCAGATCAATGACATCTCCCTGCAG GATTACATTGCCGTAAAGGAGAAATATGCCAAATACCTCCCCCACTCAAGCGGCAGATACGCAGCCAAGCGTTTCCGTAAGGCTCAGTGTCCCATCGTGGAGCGTGTCACTAACTCCATGATGATGCATGGACGCAACAACGGCAAGAAACTGCTGACCGTTCGCATCGTGAAACATGCCTTTGAGATCATCCACCTGCTCACCGGTGAG AATCCCCTGCAAATTCTGGTGAACGCCATCATCAACAGTGGCCCTCGTGAGGATTCCACTCGCATCGGACGTGCTGGAACCGTGAGGAGACAGGCTGTTGATGTGTCCCCTCTGCGTAGAGTCAACCAG GCCATCTGGCTGCTCTGCACGGGTGCAAGAGAAGCTGCTTTCAGAAACATCAAGACCATTGCAGAATGTCTTGCTGATGAGCTCATCAATGCTGCAAAG GGTTCCTCCAACTCTTACGCCATCAAGAAGAAAGATGAGCTGGAGAGAGTGGCCAAGTCTAACCGCTAA